A region of Armatimonadota bacterium DNA encodes the following proteins:
- a CDS encoding phosphoglycerate kinase, giving the protein MRKKTVRDIEVRGKRVLVRVDFNVPLDEGGRITDDRRIREVLPTLHYLLDQDAIVVLASHLGRPGGRVVPSLRMRPVGERLRELLGREVRVLEDCVGPEVEAAVQNAPPGSVLLLENLRFHPGEEANDPEFARSLARLAEVFVLDAFGTAHRSHASTVGVARYLPAVAGFLLEKELRYLGQVLERPEHPFVAVLGGKKVSDKIGVVRNLLARADALLIGGAMAYTFLRAQGYATGASFVEEEKLDLARKVLEEVRRTSVEFLLPTDVVVADRLSEDARTEVVPARGIPEGWIGVDIGPSTAERYAEVIRQSRTVVWNGPMGVFEIPPFAAGTRAVAEAVAACPGTTVVGGGDTAAALERFGLADRVDHVSTGGGASLEFLEGRELPGVAVLLDP; this is encoded by the coding sequence GTGCGGAAGAAGACGGTTCGGGACATCGAGGTTCGGGGCAAACGGGTGCTGGTGCGGGTGGACTTCAATGTGCCCCTGGACGAGGGAGGACGGATCACGGACGACCGCCGCATCCGGGAGGTTCTCCCTACCCTCCACTACCTCCTAGACCAGGATGCCATCGTCGTCCTGGCCTCCCATCTGGGCCGCCCCGGTGGAAGGGTGGTCCCCTCCTTGCGCATGCGGCCCGTGGGGGAGCGCCTCAGGGAACTGCTGGGCCGGGAGGTGCGGGTGCTGGAGGATTGTGTGGGCCCCGAGGTGGAGGCGGCGGTTCAGAACGCGCCTCCAGGCAGTGTGCTTCTCCTGGAGAACCTTCGGTTCCACCCCGGAGAGGAAGCAAACGATCCGGAATTCGCCCGTTCCCTCGCGCGCCTTGCGGAGGTATTCGTACTCGACGCCTTCGGCACCGCACACCGTTCCCACGCCTCCACGGTGGGCGTGGCCCGCTACCTCCCGGCCGTAGCCGGGTTCCTGCTGGAGAAGGAACTCCGGTACCTCGGTCAGGTCCTGGAGCGTCCGGAGCATCCGTTCGTGGCCGTTCTGGGCGGGAAGAAGGTCTCGGACAAGATCGGGGTCGTCCGGAACCTGCTTGCCCGGGCGGACGCCCTCCTCATCGGGGGAGCCATGGCCTACACCTTCCTGCGGGCCCAGGGATACGCCACAGGGGCCTCCTTTGTGGAGGAGGAGAAGCTGGACCTCGCCCGGAAGGTGCTGGAGGAGGTGCGCCGTACCTCTGTGGAGTTCCTGCTTCCCACGGATGTGGTGGTGGCAGACCGGCTTTCGGAGGACGCGCGGACAGAGGTGGTCCCTGCGCGGGGAATTCCCGAAGGGTGGATCGGGGTGGACATCGGACCGAGCACAGCCGAAAGGTATGCGGAGGTGATCCGGCAGAGCCGTACCGTGGTGTGGAACGGACCCATGGGGGTGTTCGAGATTCCCCCCTTCGCCGCGGGCACCCGGGCGGTGGCGGAGGCGGTGGCCGCATGCCCGGGGACCACCGTCGTAGGCGGTGGCGATACCGCGGCTGCCCTGGAACGCTTCGGACTCGCGGACCGGGTGGACCACGTGAGCACGGGCGGCGGGGCCTCCCTGGAATTCCTGGAAGGGAGAGAGCTCCCGGGCGTCGCCGTCCTCCTAGATCCATGA
- a CDS encoding small basic family protein → MWFPLAGLLLGVLLGLVLRVEIPLGFVKYTAIAVLAALDTLLGGFRAQLEGRFDLVVFTSGFLVNALVAALLAAIGDLLGVDIYLGAVIVFSMRILQNVSLIRRDLLRPFVREGSPWVSEGPQWVPQDPTQRGESG, encoded by the coding sequence GTGTGGTTTCCCTTGGCCGGCCTGCTGCTGGGGGTGCTCCTGGGGCTGGTGCTCCGGGTGGAGATCCCCCTGGGATTCGTGAAGTACACGGCCATCGCGGTCCTGGCGGCCCTGGACACCCTCCTGGGCGGGTTCCGGGCGCAGCTGGAGGGGCGGTTTGATCTGGTGGTGTTCACGAGCGGGTTCCTGGTCAACGCCCTTGTGGCTGCCCTCCTGGCGGCCATCGGAGACCTGCTGGGCGTGGATATCTACCTGGGAGCCGTGATCGTGTTCAGTATGCGGATCCTGCAGAATGTGAGCCTGATCCGGCGGGACCTGCTGCGGCCCTTCGTGCGGGAAGGATCGCCCTGGGTCTCCGAGGGCCCGCAGTGGGTTCCCCAGGATCCGACACAACGAGGTGAATCGGGATAG
- a CDS encoding DUF881 domain-containing protein: MRASGGTLQAALGVVLLAVGFLFTWQLRAEYTIRQRLRIPSQRLEELAFLLQEQARHRERLETEIVQLRKQLERYADAAARDRAMLAAMRQRLVELQALSGVRAVRGPGVVVELRDSLRALQPGDDPNLALIHYTDLHAVMAALWAAGAEAMALNGERMTPTTGLSCVGTTILCNTKRLAPPYVIAAIGEPSRLLGALRAPDGPLGLLLAFEFPVTVKAVNELELPAYRGSFQFRFAKPEREGGR, encoded by the coding sequence GTGCGTGCGTCCGGTGGAACCCTCCAAGCCGCCCTAGGGGTTGTGCTTCTGGCCGTGGGGTTCCTGTTCACCTGGCAGCTGCGGGCGGAGTACACCATCCGGCAGCGGCTACGGATTCCCTCCCAGCGGCTGGAGGAGCTCGCCTTCCTCCTGCAGGAACAGGCCCGCCACCGGGAGCGTCTGGAGACGGAGATCGTCCAGCTGCGCAAGCAGCTGGAGCGCTACGCGGATGCCGCGGCCAGGGACCGGGCCATGCTGGCGGCCATGCGTCAGCGGCTGGTAGAGCTGCAGGCCCTGAGCGGCGTGCGGGCGGTCCGGGGCCCCGGGGTGGTGGTGGAGCTGCGGGACAGTCTTCGCGCTCTCCAGCCTGGAGACGATCCGAATCTGGCCCTCATCCACTACACGGACCTCCATGCCGTGATGGCAGCCCTGTGGGCAGCCGGAGCGGAAGCCATGGCCCTGAACGGCGAGCGGATGACGCCCACCACGGGGCTGAGCTGTGTCGGGACCACCATCCTCTGCAACACGAAGCGGCTCGCACCCCCCTACGTTATCGCCGCCATCGGAGAGCCCAGCCGTCTCCTCGGTGCCCTCCGGGCCCCCGACGGTCCGCTTGGGTTGTTGCTGGCCTTCGAGTTCCCGGTGACGGTGAAAGCGGTGAACGAACTGGAGCTGCCCGCCTACCGGGGGAGCTTCCAGTTCCGGTTCGCGAAGCCGGAGAGGGAGGGGGGACGATGA
- a CDS encoding V-type ATP synthase subunit B, whose product MELATKRYQSISYISGPLLFVEGARDLAYGAIVNIHLPDGRIRGGQVIEVSEQHAVIQVFEETTGLDVARTSVSLREDVARFGVSPEIIGRRFNGRGEPIDGLPPIIPEKRLPIIGSPINPAARQRPQEFIQTGISSIDGLNTLVRGQKLPIFSGAGLPHNELAAQIARQAKVLGEAEEFAVVFAAMGITQREAAFFIEQFEATGALSRSVVFLNLADDPTIERLMTPRLALTTAEYLAFELDKHVLVILTDMTNYCESLREIGAAREEIPGRRGYPGYMYTDLATIYERAGRIQGRKGSVTQIPILTMPDDDITHPIPDLTGYITEGQIVLSRALHRQGIYPPINPLPSLSRLMNDGIGPGRTREDHAGLKDQLFSVYANGVDLRRLVAIIGEEALTERDRLYLRFAEAFEREFLNQGNTERSITETLNLGWKLLSMFPREELKRVKQDHVEKYYFGEVIRQLWEEEERL is encoded by the coding sequence ATGGAACTGGCTACCAAACGCTATCAGTCCATCTCCTACATCTCCGGGCCTCTGTTGTTCGTGGAGGGGGCCCGCGACCTGGCCTACGGGGCCATCGTGAACATCCACCTGCCAGACGGCCGCATCCGCGGGGGACAGGTGATCGAGGTCAGCGAGCAGCACGCGGTGATCCAGGTGTTCGAGGAGACCACGGGCCTCGACGTGGCCCGCACCTCCGTGAGCCTCCGGGAGGACGTCGCCCGGTTCGGGGTGAGCCCGGAGATCATCGGCCGACGGTTTAACGGCCGGGGGGAGCCCATCGACGGGCTGCCGCCCATTATTCCGGAGAAGCGGCTGCCCATCATCGGCTCCCCCATCAACCCCGCGGCCCGGCAGCGGCCTCAAGAGTTCATCCAGACGGGGATCAGCAGCATCGATGGCCTCAACACCTTGGTGCGCGGCCAGAAGCTCCCCATCTTCTCCGGCGCGGGGCTGCCCCACAACGAGCTGGCGGCCCAGATCGCCCGGCAGGCCAAGGTGCTGGGAGAGGCGGAGGAGTTCGCGGTGGTGTTCGCGGCCATGGGGATCACCCAGCGGGAGGCCGCTTTCTTCATCGAGCAGTTCGAGGCCACGGGAGCGTTGTCCCGCAGTGTGGTGTTCCTGAACCTGGCGGATGACCCCACCATCGAGCGCCTCATGACCCCTCGGCTGGCGCTGACCACCGCGGAGTACCTTGCCTTCGAGCTGGACAAGCACGTGCTCGTTATCCTCACGGACATGACGAACTACTGCGAGAGCCTCAGGGAGATCGGGGCCGCGCGGGAGGAGATCCCGGGCCGACGCGGATATCCGGGCTATATGTACACGGACCTCGCCACCATCTACGAGCGCGCGGGCCGCATCCAGGGCCGCAAGGGATCCGTGACCCAGATCCCCATCCTCACCATGCCGGACGACGACATCACGCACCCCATTCCGGACCTCACGGGATACATCACGGAGGGGCAGATCGTCTTGAGCCGGGCCCTGCACCGCCAGGGGATCTACCCCCCCATCAACCCCCTGCCGAGCCTCTCGCGGCTGATGAACGACGGCATCGGCCCCGGCCGCACCCGGGAGGACCACGCGGGACTCAAGGACCAGCTCTTCTCCGTGTACGCGAACGGCGTGGACCTGCGACGCCTGGTGGCCATCATCGGGGAGGAGGCCCTCACGGAGCGGGATCGGCTCTACCTGCGGTTCGCGGAGGCCTTCGAGCGGGAGTTCCTCAACCAGGGCAACACGGAGCGATCCATCACAGAGACCCTTAACCTGGGCTGGAAGCTCCTCTCCATGTTCCCGCGGGAGGAACTGAAGCGGGTGAAGCAGGATCACGTGGAGAAGTACTACTTCGGAGAGGTGATTCGGCAGCTGTGGGAGGAAGAGGAACGGCTGTAG
- a CDS encoding V-type ATP synthase subunit D, with product MPELVSPTRMNLLQRKNQLRVALQGVDLLKRKRDALVAEFFRVVRQALEARDRLNAACEKAYIILSLAKAVEGRQALEAAALVERSPTLVDIEIRNIWGIKVPEVRVQRVHRSFLERGLSPTAVSMRTLESTEAFERVLDAILEVATTELRLRKIGEEIKKTTRRVNALEQVVIPRIRAEIRYINEVLEQRAREDVFRLKRIKKKLEGRQA from the coding sequence ATGCCGGAACTCGTAAGCCCTACCCGGATGAACCTCCTGCAGCGCAAGAATCAGCTGCGGGTGGCCCTGCAGGGAGTAGACCTCCTCAAGCGCAAGCGGGATGCATTAGTAGCGGAGTTCTTCCGGGTGGTCCGGCAAGCCCTGGAGGCCCGGGATCGCCTGAACGCCGCGTGCGAGAAGGCATACATCATCCTGAGCCTGGCGAAGGCGGTGGAGGGGCGTCAGGCCTTGGAGGCCGCGGCCCTGGTGGAACGCAGCCCGACGTTGGTGGACATCGAGATCCGGAACATCTGGGGCATCAAGGTGCCGGAGGTTCGGGTGCAGCGGGTTCACCGGTCCTTCCTGGAACGAGGGCTCAGCCCCACCGCGGTGAGCATGCGGACCCTGGAGAGTACGGAGGCTTTCGAGCGGGTCCTGGACGCCATCCTGGAGGTGGCCACTACGGAGCTGCGGTTGCGTAAGATCGGGGAGGAGATCAAGAAGACCACGCGTCGGGTGAACGCCCTGGAGCAGGTGGTAATCCCCCGCATCCGGGCCGAGATCCGGTACATCAACGAAGTGCTGGAGCAGCGGGCCCGGGAGGATGTGTTCCGGCTCAAGCGGATCAAGAAGAAGCTGGAGGGAAGGCAGGCTTGA
- the tpiA gene encoding triose-phosphate isomerase: MYKTRGEAAEFLQAALPALAVVEGVEVVLCPPFTALETVRRLLAGTSVRLGAQNMHWERQGAFTGEISPLMLVELGCTYVIVGHSERRRWFGETDERVRRKVRAAFDVGLIPIVCVGETLEERQAGQTESRVLEQVTEAVADLSPEEVGRLVLAYEPVWAIGTGHAATGEEANRVIGLIRGYLERRFGEAAWRTRIQYGGSVRASNAAEFLDQPEIDGALVGGASLDPTEFVGIVRMASSARSGQGIL; the protein is encoded by the coding sequence ATGTACAAGACACGGGGGGAGGCGGCCGAGTTCCTGCAGGCCGCGCTCCCGGCCCTGGCGGTGGTGGAAGGGGTGGAGGTAGTCCTCTGCCCGCCGTTCACCGCCCTGGAGACCGTGAGGCGCCTGCTCGCGGGGACCTCCGTGCGGCTGGGGGCCCAGAACATGCACTGGGAGCGGCAGGGTGCCTTCACGGGCGAGATCTCTCCCCTCATGCTCGTGGAGCTCGGGTGTACCTATGTGATCGTGGGGCACTCCGAGAGACGACGGTGGTTTGGGGAGACGGACGAACGGGTGCGGCGGAAGGTACGGGCGGCCTTCGATGTCGGCCTTATACCCATCGTGTGCGTGGGGGAGACCCTGGAGGAGCGGCAGGCAGGCCAGACGGAGTCCCGGGTGCTGGAGCAGGTCACGGAGGCCGTGGCGGACCTCTCCCCGGAGGAGGTGGGGAGGCTGGTGCTGGCCTACGAGCCCGTCTGGGCCATCGGCACCGGGCATGCGGCTACCGGAGAGGAGGCGAACCGGGTCATCGGGCTGATCCGTGGATATCTTGAGCGCCGTTTCGGGGAAGCCGCCTGGCGGACCCGGATCCAGTACGGGGGCAGCGTGCGGGCGAGCAACGCCGCGGAATTCCTGGATCAGCCGGAGATCGACGGAGCCCTCGTGGGCGGTGCGAGCCTGGATCCCACGGAGTTCGTGGGGATCGTGCGGATGGCCTCCTCCGCCCGCTCCGGGCAGGGGATTCTCTAG
- the gap gene encoding type I glyceraldehyde-3-phosphate dehydrogenase, with product MVRVGINGFGRIGRQALKAMLQRAGDVLEVVAINDLVDAEMNAYLFKYDSNYGVYPGTVAVRDGNLVIDGREIRVFREREPGAIPWREVGVELVLESTGLFTDAKKAAAHLEAGAKRVIISAPAKNEDITIVLGVNEDRYDPARHRIVSNASCTTNGLAPVARVLHEEFGIEKGILTTVHAYTNTQRLLDVAAREMRDARAAALNIVPSETGAARAVGLVIPELQGKFTGMAFRVPTSTVSVIDFTVLLRRDVSREEINAVMKRWSEERMPEILGYTEELLVSSDLKGDSRSSIFSAPDTLVVGGNLAKVVSWYDNEWGYACRCADLAKLMAQRGI from the coding sequence ATGGTTCGTGTGGGGATCAATGGGTTCGGGCGGATCGGGCGCCAGGCCCTGAAAGCCATGCTCCAGCGGGCGGGTGATGTGCTGGAGGTGGTGGCCATCAACGACCTCGTGGACGCGGAGATGAATGCCTATCTCTTCAAATACGATTCCAACTACGGGGTCTACCCCGGTACCGTCGCCGTCCGCGACGGGAACCTGGTGATCGATGGCCGGGAGATCCGGGTGTTCCGGGAACGAGAACCTGGTGCTATCCCCTGGCGGGAGGTGGGGGTGGAGCTGGTACTGGAGAGCACCGGGCTGTTTACGGACGCGAAGAAGGCGGCCGCCCATCTGGAGGCGGGAGCCAAGCGGGTGATCATCTCCGCACCCGCCAAGAACGAGGACATCACCATCGTGCTCGGCGTGAACGAGGACCGATACGATCCTGCCCGGCATCGCATTGTCTCCAATGCCTCCTGTACCACGAACGGGCTCGCGCCCGTGGCCCGGGTGCTGCATGAGGAGTTCGGCATCGAGAAAGGGATTCTCACCACCGTGCACGCCTACACCAACACCCAGCGCCTTTTGGACGTGGCTGCCCGGGAGATGCGGGACGCCCGGGCCGCGGCCCTGAACATCGTGCCCAGCGAGACGGGCGCAGCCCGTGCCGTGGGGCTCGTGATTCCCGAACTGCAGGGGAAGTTTACGGGGATGGCCTTCCGCGTCCCCACGAGCACCGTCTCCGTCATCGACTTCACCGTCCTGCTGCGGCGGGATGTGAGCCGGGAGGAGATCAACGCGGTCATGAAGCGCTGGAGCGAGGAACGCATGCCGGAGATCCTCGGCTATACAGAAGAGCTGCTGGTCAGCAGCGACCTCAAGGGCGACTCCCGGTCCTCCATCTTCAGCGCCCCGGACACCCTGGTGGTGGGCGGAAACCTCGCGAAGGTGGTCTCCTGGTACGACAACGAGTGGGGGTATGCCTGCCGGTGCGCGGATCTGGCGAAGCTCATGGCCCAGCGGGGGATCTAG
- the secG gene encoding preprotein translocase subunit SecG, with protein sequence MHTVILILHFLLAALAVGLVLLQGPKGEGLGAIGGSARLFHGPRPRETFFTRTTAIVSVLFALSSVYLAFVR encoded by the coding sequence ATGCACACCGTGATCCTGATCCTGCACTTCCTCCTGGCGGCCCTAGCCGTGGGGCTCGTGCTCCTGCAGGGACCGAAGGGCGAGGGCCTGGGGGCCATCGGGGGATCCGCCCGCCTGTTCCACGGCCCCAGGCCGCGGGAGACCTTCTTCACCCGCACCACGGCCATCGTCTCCGTCCTGTTCGCCCTGAGCTCCGTCTACCTTGCCTTCGTCCGGTAG
- a CDS encoding 4a-hydroxytetrahydrobiopterin dehydratase, translated as MSALAELKCTACRGDEPPLTDEEIAQLQPQVPDWQVVEQGGVKRLERTFRFRNFQEALAFANRVGELAEEQGHHPALLVEWGKVTVSWWTHKIRGLHRNDFIMAAKTDAAYREVRA; from the coding sequence ATGAGTGCACTCGCGGAGCTGAAGTGCACTGCCTGCCGGGGAGATGAGCCTCCCCTCACGGACGAGGAGATCGCACAGCTCCAGCCCCAGGTCCCCGACTGGCAGGTGGTGGAGCAGGGAGGAGTGAAGCGGCTGGAGCGAACCTTCCGGTTCCGGAACTTCCAGGAGGCCTTGGCGTTCGCGAACCGCGTGGGGGAGCTCGCGGAGGAGCAAGGTCATCACCCTGCCCTCCTGGTGGAGTGGGGGAAGGTCACCGTCAGCTGGTGGACCCATAAGATCCGGGGGCTGCACCGCAACGACTTCATCATGGCCGCGAAGACGGACGCCGCGTACCGGGAGGTGAGGGCCTGA